A genomic region of Equus caballus isolate H_3958 breed thoroughbred chromosome 1, TB-T2T, whole genome shotgun sequence contains the following coding sequences:
- the MYOZ1 gene encoding myozenin-1 isoform X1 codes for MLSALPPQKRSPEAAESASTMPLSGTPAPNKKRKSSKLIMELTGGGQESSGLNLGKKISVPRDVMLEELSLLTNRGSKMFKLRQMRVEKFIYENHPDVFSDSSMDHFQKFLPTVGGQLGTAGQGFSYSKGSGRGQAGGSGSAGQYGSDQQHHQGPESQSGGTGGPGGQTGRGGVAGTAGVGETGTGDQAGGEGKHITVFKTYISPWERAMGVDPQQKVELGIDLLAYGAKAELPQYKSFNRTAMPYGGYEKASKRMTFQMPKFDLGPLLSEPLVLYNQNLSNRPSFNRTPIPWLSSGEPVDYNVDIGIPLDGETEEL; via the exons ATGCTTTCTGCCCTGCCTCCCCAGAAGAGAAGTCCTGAAGCA GCTGAATCTGCCTCCACAATGCCACTCTCGGGAACCCCGGCCCCCAACAAGAAGAGGAAATCCAGCAAACTGATCATGGAACTCACGGGAG GTGGACAGGAGAGCTCAGGCCTGAACCTGGGCAAGAAGATCAGTGTCCCAAGGGATGTGATGTTGGAGGAGCTGTCGCTGCTTACTAACCGGGGCTCCAAGATGTTCAAATTGCGGCAGATGCGAGTGGAGAAATTTATCTATGAAAACCACCCTGATGTCTTCTCTGACAGCTCAATG GATCACTTCCAGAAGTTCCTTCCCACAGTGGGGGGACAGCTGGGCACAGCTGGTCAGGGATTCTCCTACAGCAAGGGCAGTGGCAGAGGCCAGGCAGGAGGAAGTGGCTCTGCTGGACAGTATGGCTCTGACCAGCAGCACCATCAGGGCCCTGAGTCTCAATCTGGAGGTACAGGAGGTCCTGGGGGCCAGACTGGCAGAGGAGGAGTTGCTGGCACAGCAGGGGTTGGCGAGACAGGAACAG GAGACCAGGCAGGTGGAGAAGGAAAACATATCACTGTGTTCAAGACCTATATTTCCCCATGGGAGAGAGCCATGGGGGTTGATCCCCAGCAAAAAGTGGAACTGGGCATTGACCTGCTGGCCTACGGGGCCAAAGCTGAACTCCCCCAATATAAGTCCTTCAACAG GACAGCAATGCCTTATGGTGGATATGAGAAGGCCTCCAAACGCATGACTTTCCAGATGCCCAAGTTTGACCTGGGGCCCCTGCTGAGTGAACCCCTGGTCCTCTATAACCAGAACCTCTCCAACAGGCCTTCTTTCAATCGAACCCCTATCCCCTGGCTGAGCTCCGGGGAGCCTGTAGACTACAACGTGGATATTGGCATCCCCTTGGATGGAGAAACAGAGGAGCTGTGA
- the MYOZ1 gene encoding myozenin-1 isoform X2: MPLSGTPAPNKKRKSSKLIMELTGGGQESSGLNLGKKISVPRDVMLEELSLLTNRGSKMFKLRQMRVEKFIYENHPDVFSDSSMDHFQKFLPTVGGQLGTAGQGFSYSKGSGRGQAGGSGSAGQYGSDQQHHQGPESQSGGTGGPGGQTGRGGVAGTAGVGETGTGDQAGGEGKHITVFKTYISPWERAMGVDPQQKVELGIDLLAYGAKAELPQYKSFNRTAMPYGGYEKASKRMTFQMPKFDLGPLLSEPLVLYNQNLSNRPSFNRTPIPWLSSGEPVDYNVDIGIPLDGETEEL, from the exons ATGCCACTCTCGGGAACCCCGGCCCCCAACAAGAAGAGGAAATCCAGCAAACTGATCATGGAACTCACGGGAG GTGGACAGGAGAGCTCAGGCCTGAACCTGGGCAAGAAGATCAGTGTCCCAAGGGATGTGATGTTGGAGGAGCTGTCGCTGCTTACTAACCGGGGCTCCAAGATGTTCAAATTGCGGCAGATGCGAGTGGAGAAATTTATCTATGAAAACCACCCTGATGTCTTCTCTGACAGCTCAATG GATCACTTCCAGAAGTTCCTTCCCACAGTGGGGGGACAGCTGGGCACAGCTGGTCAGGGATTCTCCTACAGCAAGGGCAGTGGCAGAGGCCAGGCAGGAGGAAGTGGCTCTGCTGGACAGTATGGCTCTGACCAGCAGCACCATCAGGGCCCTGAGTCTCAATCTGGAGGTACAGGAGGTCCTGGGGGCCAGACTGGCAGAGGAGGAGTTGCTGGCACAGCAGGGGTTGGCGAGACAGGAACAG GAGACCAGGCAGGTGGAGAAGGAAAACATATCACTGTGTTCAAGACCTATATTTCCCCATGGGAGAGAGCCATGGGGGTTGATCCCCAGCAAAAAGTGGAACTGGGCATTGACCTGCTGGCCTACGGGGCCAAAGCTGAACTCCCCCAATATAAGTCCTTCAACAG GACAGCAATGCCTTATGGTGGATATGAGAAGGCCTCCAAACGCATGACTTTCCAGATGCCCAAGTTTGACCTGGGGCCCCTGCTGAGTGAACCCCTGGTCCTCTATAACCAGAACCTCTCCAACAGGCCTTCTTTCAATCGAACCCCTATCCCCTGGCTGAGCTCCGGGGAGCCTGTAGACTACAACGTGGATATTGGCATCCCCTTGGATGGAGAAACAGAGGAGCTGTGA